From Zea mays cultivar B73 chromosome 3, Zm-B73-REFERENCE-NAM-5.0, whole genome shotgun sequence:
CCGCTAACTCAACCATAGAGCAGCACTACCCTAGAGTTTTACAATATTTTGATGTGTTTGGCTTGTAACCAGGAAATTGAGATTATGTTGAAAAATGAGTTACATGCGCCACATCCCATGTCCTCGCTTATATAGTTCCTCCCATTCCAAGTCGATAAGCCAAGTCGATAAGCCCATGGCGACAGGCCTTGTCCTCACTTTCTCAGTTTCCTTTTCCTCTGTTCCTAATATTACAATTTCACCTGTCCCTCTAGCCCTTAGAATTCTCTCTCCGTTCCACTTTACTCTTTGTGTGCATAGCACATGACTTCTGAGCCCCACCGCAAAGCGTTGGAATCAGGAGGCATCTAGCCTTGCCTTGTTGTGCGACAGAAGGCGCATAAGAAGAACGGGTGATGTACCTGGTGATCACAGGCATGCCACCGGCGTCGCGGGTGGACAAGGCAACGAGTCACCTGCTGCTGTAGGGAACAGAAAGGGAAACAAAACGCTATTTTCTCCATAATGAGTGGACAAGGAAACGAGCCACCTGCTGCAGGGAACCAGAGTTGCTAGAGTTTAGACCGTTTAACAAAAAATCATAGAGTAGAGCAACAAAACATGGAGTGGAGCAGTCCCAATCACCTCCTTACTTTACTAGTTTGCTCGAAAATTAGTTGTTCTTTGTCACGTACGCACAATTGGTTATCTTTTGACGGTTTGCTTGTCGGGGCGGGCCCTACTGAATTCAAATACAAATTATTTTTAACAAAAAATCAGTTATACAGGAAATAGAAAATAAACCAAATAAGGGAAAGAATTCTACTGCCTctattctcgaatatttgtcgtccactagttcatttttaaactaaaccgcgacaaataaaaaagaaaattTAGGTCAAAATATCTCCTTTCTATATCCTATACCAGCTAGCCCAATAGATTTCGGGGCCCATAAGGCCCATCTGAGCACTGCTTCCACCCCTTCAACAGCCAAAAAATtctctaagggctagtttgggagccacaaaaCCGGAGGCGCCTGGAGGAGCTAAAATCCCCTCCTTATTTAAAATTGAATCAGGAGGGAATTTTAGCCCCTCCAGTCATCTCCGGTATTTggactcccaaactagccctaatctGCCAAACCAACCACAACGCTTGTGCGTGGTTGGATCCTGGTGACTCAGTATCACGTTTGGTTGGTCATCTATAGTCTGCTACTCTACTCGTGGCACCACGCCCCGCATCGCGCCACCACGGCCTCGCCAAGCGCCACCACAACCTCGCTCGGTCCAGGCGCGTAGATCTGAATGGCGAACGCCACTGTGCATAACGTGCCTACGCCGCCCGCCACACCACCGTCCACCAGCATCCGCGCTGGCCCAACAACCGGGTGACGTCCAGCATGGAGGATCGAAAAGTTAGAATGTGATTTGTAAGCTTTCTTCTCAATTTATCACATCAAACAATTATTTTAGTCTTTACTCTTTAGTATCATGGTATGTTGTAGAATTTTAAATTACGACTAGTTAATAAATCAGTTATGGTCATATTGTGTGTGCTTAATTATAGGTTATATATAACTATTAGGTATGTGTCCATGCATTGCGATGGAAGCTTCACGGTTGCCTGTGCATGAGGGCAGGGGCAGCAGAACCATCACGGGCTGGACGACGGTCGGACGGAATAGCGATGGACTGAGACATGGGGACCCAACTGTTATACGATCGATGGTGGACAGAACAGGGAGTGGCAGAACCACGATGCACGGAGGGTCTATATTAGAgttttatagagtagtagagatatatgcCAAAAGATAGCGTTTAGATCTTCCAAAAAAATTCAAATACCCACGCTCTAAATCCAGGACCCGCCACTGTTTGCTTGTAAACATCTCCGTTCTTTACCATGTAAGTGTGATATCCTGGTTGTATTATCATTATTGGTGCGTGATCTAATTCAATATTAACATTTTGTTAACTAATTTAGGTTATAGTAGATCTATATCCACGCATGCATATCTCTTATATATAGAATAATGTTGTATTAGCAGACTTGTAGAATAATAATTATCTGTGGATAAGTTCTACAGGCTAAGAATATACATCATGCATGCTCCAAGTCTCATCGGACTCTAGCAACCGCTCATTCCCTCTGGGGCTGACTTAGCGCGCGCCTCGGTGAGTCCAAAACGAATGGATCAACAAGCATGCATGTTTGCTGATCTATTATTAGCACGTTGGTGTGTGTATGCATGTTCATTGTGTCCTGCTTCCTCGGAGCATCTGATCCGGATCTTTTCTATCAGGCAAACCATTAGTGTGCTTGCATTGGTGGAGCAGCGGATAACGAGGCCCCGACCATGTACATCATATATAGGTGCTACAGCTGGGTAGTAGAACGATCCATATATCCCTTCCTCGTATATCCTTTCCTGAGTAGGAGAGAGAGTTGAGTTAGGAGTTGTTGTGCTGATCATCTCGGTCGACCGAGAGATGGACCACCACTTCACTGAGATAGAGGGGAAGATGGCGCACGAGCCACTGGCACACAGCTCCACCTTCTCCGATGAGACGAAAGACAAAATGGAGCACGATTCACTGGTGTACAGTCCACGCAGCATCGCGAGGGCCACAACCACCGGCATCCCTGTCGGCGATCAAGGCGTGGCCGTGCTACGTGGGCCGCTTATCGTGGGTGCAGGGCCGGCGGGTCTGGCATGCGCGGCGTTGCTCACCATGTTATACATTCCCTACGTGCTCCTAGAGCGCGACGTGTGCGTAGCCTCAATGTGGCACCGCCGCACGTACCGCAGGTTGTGTCTGCACCTACCCAAGCGCTACTGTGAGCTCCCGCTCATGCACTTCCCACGCACCTACCCCACATATCCAACCCGGCAGCAGTTCCTTGTCTACCTCAATGAGTACATGCGCGCATTTGGCATCCGCCCATTTTTCAGCCTCGAGGTTGTCGCTGCCGAGTACAACGGTGAATACTGGTGTGTCCGCACCAAAGATGTCATCCCCACTGGCACTCTCAACGGCCAAAGCGGCGAGGAGTCTATCCGAGAGTACCGCTCCAAATGGCTGATCGTTGCCACAGGAGAGAACGCCGAGCCTGTTGTGCCTGACATGCCGGGAATCCATAACTTCAAGGGTCAAGTAATGCACTCATGTGACTACCGTAGCGGCGAGTCCTTCCAAGGCAAGAAGGTGCTAGTCGTTGGCTGCGGTAACTCTGGCATGGAGGTGTCTCTCGACCTCGCTAACCACAACGTGCACACCTCGATGGCTGTTCGTCGTTCGGTAAAAAAATATACtatctatttattttattattagttATATTATTTACTTTTATTTGCAATTTTATTATATATTATTTGTCTTTATATACATATATAATTGCTTTATTATAATTAGTTCAAATATATAGAATATAGATTTGAGTAATCATTGTGATGACCGACGAAATGCATAAATGATCAGCTCATGTTTTACATGAGGACAAACTTTTTCCCTTTTCCTTCTTTTATAATTTATCTCCGAATAATGCAAAATGATAAAGCATAATACTATCATTATATACTACCTACAATGTTTGGTCTTAGTTTGCATCCATTGAACTCATGTATTTTGTGGCTAACTAGTTCTTCATCTTATCAAATATgttaaccatgcttttatttttCAAGTAAAAATATACATGACTTGGCATGCCAATAAATATCATGTGCTTGATTTTTTCATGTAATAATAACACATGAAAAATAGAATAGGAGTCCTACGTATTTGGTTAACAACACTAGCACTTTTATATCGTGGATGACCGAACCGTCACCAATATAACTCTTTAAACCAGGCTATCTATAAATTATTGTTGTCTCTCTATTTTTACAATACTGGAATATGATGTACAAATCAAAACTAAAGCTACTTCCATGTCATCAATTAGCTCAACATGCTTTGTGAAGTTCGAGTAGAACAAGGTTAGCTTATGTGTTTGTCCCTCAAACTTATTATTTTTTATCTTTTTGCGAAATGTCTTTTTAATTTGTATCCATGTTGTACCAAACAAAACAAGGGTGGTTTCAAGTATTTGCCTGTAAGCTTACCTTTATTTTTCCTGTTTACTAAATGTATTTTTAATTTGTATCTACGTTGTATAAGCAAACCAAAACAAAGCCACTTAAAATTTGCCGCTTTCATTTTTATTTTAGAGTATCTTAACGGATGTTGATTTTTTTTCAATTGATTGTAGTTGCCATTAGCACACACTATTAGCTCTTATTTTGATCTATAAAATTTGCAGGGGCACGTACTTCCAAGAGAGGTCATGGGGATCTCAACTTTTAGTTTGTCTGTGTGGCTCCTCAAGTTTCTACGTGTCCAAATAGTGGACCGGATTCTTCTTCTACTCGCTTGGTTCATTTTAGGAGACACTGCACAAATTGGTATTCCTCGGCCTAGCATGGGTCCAATGGAGCTCAAACAAGTGTCTGGTAAGACACCGGTGCTTGACGTGGGGACGATAGCACAGATTAAGTCCGGCAACATTAAAGTAATTAAttaatatttttatttttatgttACTATCATCATGTAACTATATTAATTGCATTGCTCATACTATTATACTTAATGTATGTTTTTAGGTATTTCCTGCAATTCGAAGTTTCCAAGAATATGGTGTAGAGTTTACAAATGGTAGGATTGAATCATTTGATGTTGTGATTCTTGCCACAGGTTATAAGAGTAATGTTCCTTATTGGTTGAAGGTGAtaatataattcttttgctatcttATACTTGTTTTTATTATTATGCACTGAAAATAATTATTTATCTAATTACATTTTTATTCATTTATATTCAGGAGAATGAATTTTTTTCacagcaaagtggatttccaaacAAACCAAATGAATGGAAAGGAAAGGATGGACTCTATGCTGCTGGGTTCTCAAGGCGTGGTCTACTTGGTGTGTCTATGGATGCCACCAAAATTGCAGAGGATATTGCGCAGTCTTATAATAATATATATAAGCTACAAAGATCATAAGAACAAATGATATTTAACTATTTATCAATAATTTAGCTATCATCATTTGAGAGTTTTGTAAATATATGTACTAGTCTATTTGCATAAATTATAAGAGATGGATATGCTAGATAACAAATACTAGGCTAGCTTATCTATCAACGCACTCATTATATAATTGACATAGGCTAGTACATGTCACATTTTAGAGGTCCAACAAAATAGTTGATAGGATTGATTTATTGCATGCTTTTATTTCTTTTTAATTTGGCAAATATTGTAAGTCATTTTTGTTATTATCAATCAATTGTAATGGGTAATGTATGGACGTTTTCATTCTTATGGCTATATTATTTGTTTATTGCAAAATAATGGTTACATGGATTATTAAATCTCAATACACAATATAATTTGACTACACATTTAAATATATAAGTAATCATATTTTAACTACCACTTTTATGATTTAACAATCATTAATGAAAATTATATTGTGACCAAAATTGCTACTCTCTTTGGATTTCCTTGGACCATATTAAATATATATTATACTTTGGTGGGAGTATTATACTTTGTTGGGGACTTGGTTCCAAAGAGAGAGAGGGGAAGATTCCAAAAGAAAGAGGGAGGGGAGTGAAAGGTCTTTCTTTGGTTTTGGCAATCGAGTGACAACTTAGACGGATTGATGTGTTTATGTAAACCCTAAAATGTGTCAGGAGTTCGGATATCCCTTCTACGCCTTTTATAGGAAGTAACACTAAGAAAATTGAGTAAACATAAGATAAAATAGAAATATCTTCCATCTAGTAAGATAAGATATTCTTCTCATGAAATTTAAAGAATGCTCTTAAATAAAAAATCAAGATTAAGTGATTCTTGGTAAAAGAGAATACATTATTTTCCCCTAAATAAGTAAGATAATGAGTATTAATTTTAGTTAGCTTGAAATTTGATCACATACTCAAAAGTAATATctttcctaaaataaaataaaatgtgtGCATGACATAATTTGGGATTCAAATTTTGAATTATAAgttga
This genomic window contains:
- the LOC100283420 gene encoding Indole-3-pyruvate monooxygenase YUCCA4, giving the protein MDHHFTEIEGKMAHEPLAHSSTFSDETKDKMEHDSLVYSPRSIARATTTGIPVGDQGVAVLRGPLIVGAGPAGLACAALLTMLYIPYVLLERDVCVASMWHRRTYRRLCLHLPKRYCELPLMHFPRTYPTYPTRQQFLVYLNEYMRAFGIRPFFSLEVVAAEYNGEYWCVRTKDVIPTGTLNGQSGEESIREYRSKWLIVATGENAEPVVPDMPGIHNFKGQVMHSCDYRSGESFQGKKVLVVGCGNSGMEVSLDLANHNVHTSMAVRRSGHVLPREVMGISTFSLSVWLLKFLRVQIVDRILLLLAWFILGDTAQIGIPRPSMGPMELKQVSGKTPVLDVGTIAQIKSGNIKVFPAIRSFQEYGVEFTNGRIESFDVVILATGYKSNVPYWLKENEFFSQQSGFPNKPNEWKGKDGLYAAGFSRRGLLGVSMDATKIAEDIAQSYNNIYKLQRS